From a single Brassica oleracea var. oleracea cultivar TO1000 chromosome C5, BOL, whole genome shotgun sequence genomic region:
- the LOC106293319 gene encoding receptor for activated C kinase 1B: MADGLVLKGTMCAHTDMVTAIATPVDNSDMIVTSSRDKSIILWKLNKDEKSYGVAQRRLTGHSHFVEDVVLSSDGQFALSGSWDGELRLWDLATGASTRRFVGHTKDVLSVAFSTDNRQIVSASRDGAIKLWNTLGECKYTISDQGEGHKQWVSCVRFSPNTLVPTIVSASWDHTVKVWNLANCKLRNTLAGHSGYLNTVAVSPDGSLCASGGKDGGILLWDLAEGKKLYCLEAGSIIHSLCFSPNRYWLCAATENSIRIWDLESKSVVEDLKVDLKAEAEKSDVSAGTGNKTKVIYCTSLNWSADGNTLFSGYTDGVIRVWGIGRY, translated from the exons ATGGCTGACGGACTCGTCTTGAAAGGCACCATGTGCGCCCACACCGATATGGTCACGGCTATCGCCACCCCCGTTGACAACTCAGACATGATCGTCACTTCTTCCCGCGACAAGTCGATCATCCTCTGGAAACTCAACAAGGACGAGAAATCCTACGGTGTTGCTCAGCGCCGCCTCACCGGTCACTCTCACTTCGTGGAGGACGTTGTTCTCTCCTCAGACGGACAATTCGCTCTCTCCGGCAGCTGGGACGGTGAGCTTCGTCTCTGGGATCTTGCCACCGGAGCGTCCACGCGTCGTTTCGTGGGACACACGAAAGACGTTCTCTCTGTTGCTTTCTCCACTGATAACCGTCAGATCGTGTCGGCTTCCCGTGACGGGGCGATCAAGCTGTGGAACACGCTTGGTGAGTGCAAGTACACGATCTCCGACCAAGGTGAGGGACACAAGCAATGGGTTAGTTGTGTTAGGTTTAGTCCTAACACCCTTGTGCCTACCATTGTATCTGCTTCTTGGGATCACACCGTGAAGGTCTGGAATCTCGCGAACTGTAAGCTTAGGAACACTCTCGCTGGCCACTCTGGTTACTTGAACACTGTGGCTGTGTCACCTGATGGTTCGTTGTGTGCTAGTGGTGGGAAAGATGGTGGGATCTTGCTTTGGGATTTGGCTGAAGGGAAGAAGCTTTACTGTCTTGAGGCTGGCTCGATTATTCACTCTCTTTGCTTCAGCCCCAATAGGTACTGGTTGTGTGCGGCCACGGAGAATAGTATTAGGATATGGGATCTTGAGAGCAAGAGTGTTGTTGAAGATTTGAAGGTTGATCTTAAGGCTGAGGCTGAGAAGTCTGATGTTTCTGCTGGAACCGGAAACAAGACAAAG GTGATCTACTGCACAAGCTTGAACTGGAGTGCAGATGGAAACACATTGTTCAGTGGTTACACAGATGGAGTCATCAGGGTTTGGGGTATTGGTCGTTATTAG